A genome region from Akkermansiaceae bacterium includes the following:
- a CDS encoding ABC transporter ATP-binding protein: protein MFVAQRRGECFTPVVAYLEIKDLEKHFTKKAGGILNARTETVKAVDGVTLDIQKGEILGLVGESGCGKSTLSRMVMQLIPPTAGSILLNGENLSRLDHREVRKRRLDFQMVFQDPYASLNPRMTVFSTLSEAVRQRHPEMKGGALEEKVAELMSTVGLDVRLMNRYPHEFSGGQRQRIAIARALAPEPKLIIADEPVSALDVSIQSQILNLLKDLQRDLGLTMVFISHDLGVVHYIADRIAVMYQGKIVETGTADQVFHSPKDTYTQRLLASIPLLVAD from the coding sequence ATGTTCGTTGCACAGAGGCGCGGGGAATGCTTCACTCCCGTCGTGGCCTATCTCGAAATCAAAGACCTCGAAAAGCATTTCACCAAAAAAGCGGGGGGCATCCTCAACGCCCGCACCGAGACCGTCAAAGCGGTCGACGGCGTCACCCTGGACATCCAGAAGGGCGAGATCCTCGGCCTCGTCGGCGAGTCCGGCTGCGGGAAATCCACGCTCTCGCGCATGGTCATGCAGCTCATCCCGCCCACCGCCGGCTCCATCCTCCTCAACGGTGAAAACCTCAGCCGGCTGGATCACCGCGAAGTCAGGAAACGCCGCCTGGATTTCCAGATGGTGTTCCAGGATCCCTATGCATCGCTGAACCCCCGCATGACCGTTTTCTCAACCCTCTCCGAGGCAGTCCGCCAGCGCCACCCGGAGATGAAAGGCGGAGCCCTGGAGGAAAAAGTGGCCGAACTCATGTCCACCGTCGGCCTCGATGTGCGCCTGATGAACCGCTATCCGCATGAGTTTTCGGGCGGCCAGCGCCAGCGCATCGCCATCGCCCGCGCCCTCGCCCCCGAGCCGAAGCTCATCATCGCCGACGAGCCGGTCTCCGCCCTCGATGTCTCCATCCAGTCCCAGATCCTCAACCTCCTCAAGGATCTCCAGCGCGATCTCGGCCTGACCATGGTTTTCATTTCCCACGATCTCGGTGTCGTCCACTACATCGCGGACAGGATCGCGGTGATGTATCAGGGGAAAATCGTGGAGACGGGCACGGCTGACCAGGTCTTCCACTCGCCCAAGGACACCTACACTCAGCGGCTGCTTGCCTCGATCCCGCTGCTCGTAGCGGATTAG
- a CDS encoding aldo/keto reductase yields the protein MQLTNTAYGTWSGGRFMHFGETLSEERFLGCIKTAYEAGIRTFVTSDVYGNGKADALLGQALAGIDRSTYSLVGMIGHDFYDGERKGSQGYPRFTDPELRGADGYEEFVLRATKASLERCGTDHFDLLMLHNPDELGYTSEAVWKAMARAKETGLTKQLGMAPGPANGFTLDLLAFFEKFGGIIDWAMLILNPLEPWPSNLLLPACQKHGIKVLTRVVDYGGVFHDDLGGPDHVFKPGDHRTYRPEGWVGHGMEKANRMRPIGERYNLSLLELACIWNLSQSPVECVVPTFIQEAGENARPIEDKIREFGNMPDVRLTPEEVETIRIIGDNTGCMLLKGASKRHATSERCDEWPMKPELLELAEREGLSNEW from the coding sequence ATGCAACTCACCAACACGGCATACGGCACATGGAGCGGAGGCCGCTTCATGCACTTCGGCGAAACCCTTTCCGAGGAGCGCTTCCTCGGCTGCATAAAGACCGCCTACGAGGCCGGCATCCGCACCTTCGTCACCTCCGACGTCTATGGAAACGGCAAGGCCGATGCCCTGCTCGGCCAAGCCCTCGCCGGAATCGACCGCTCCACCTACTCCCTCGTCGGCATGATTGGCCACGATTTCTACGACGGCGAGCGCAAGGGCTCCCAGGGCTACCCGCGCTTCACCGATCCCGAGCTGCGCGGCGCCGATGGCTATGAGGAGTTTGTCCTCCGCGCCACGAAAGCCTCCCTCGAGCGCTGCGGCACCGACCACTTCGATCTCCTCATGCTCCATAACCCCGACGAGCTTGGCTACACCTCCGAGGCCGTCTGGAAAGCCATGGCCCGCGCCAAGGAAACCGGCCTCACCAAGCAGCTAGGCATGGCCCCGGGCCCCGCAAACGGCTTCACGCTTGATCTCCTCGCCTTCTTCGAGAAATTCGGCGGCATCATCGATTGGGCCATGCTCATCCTCAATCCGCTAGAGCCGTGGCCCTCGAATCTCCTGCTGCCCGCCTGCCAGAAGCACGGCATCAAGGTGCTCACCCGCGTGGTCGATTACGGCGGCGTTTTCCACGACGACCTCGGCGGACCCGACCACGTTTTCAAGCCCGGCGACCACCGCACCTATCGGCCGGAGGGCTGGGTCGGCCACGGCATGGAAAAGGCGAACCGGATGAGACCCATCGGGGAGAGATACAATCTCAGCCTGCTGGAGCTCGCCTGCATCTGGAATCTCAGCCAGAGCCCGGTCGAGTGCGTGGTCCCCACCTTCATCCAGGAGGCAGGGGAAAACGCCCGCCCCATCGAGGACAAGATCCGCGAGTTCGGGAACATGCCCGATGTCCGCCTCACCCCGGAGGAAGTCGAAACGATACGCATCATCGGCGACAACACCGGCTGCATGTTGCTCAAGGGAGCCAGCAAGCGCCACGCCACCAGCGAGCGCTGCGACGAATGGCCGATGAAGCCGGAGCTCCTGGAACTCGCCGAGCGCGAGGGGCTCAGCAACGAGTGGTAG
- a CDS encoding DNA cytosine methyltransferase gives MKSTKANHRRPVGVDLFAGAGGMSLGFEQAGFDVAAAVEIDPIHACIHHFNFPETTVIPESVQNLSGAEIRKRAGITGKVDVVFGGAPCQGFSMIGKRIFDDPRNRLVGDFVRIVCELDADYFVFENVKGLTVGAHKKFLEQLIETFEERGYSVRMPWSVLNASSYGVPQDRKRLFLLGAKKGLTVPVYPAASTHRPDKSPEIGLISAPNCEDALGDLPDADRYATLGKSDEVKSNAWGAPSAYAKEMRCSETTSWHNGRIRIWDPGLLTSSTRTSHSEISRTRFSETSPGSVEPISRFFKLSPTGVSNTLRAGTDAARGAFTSPRPIHYKHPRCITVREMARLHGFPDWFRFHQTKWHGARQIRNAVPPPLARAVASEVIKAMGVTPAMADEAISLGDPKLLTMEMSHAAKFWGIDCPIHKRDRKSGARKRTQQETERERLFRVAS, from the coding sequence ATGAAGTCCACGAAAGCAAATCATCGCCGCCCTGTTGGAGTCGATCTTTTCGCGGGTGCCGGTGGAATGTCACTTGGGTTCGAACAAGCTGGTTTCGATGTTGCGGCAGCTGTGGAGATCGATCCCATTCATGCGTGCATCCACCATTTCAATTTCCCGGAAACCACCGTCATCCCCGAGTCCGTCCAGAATCTGAGCGGCGCGGAAATTCGCAAGCGGGCTGGAATCACGGGCAAGGTCGATGTGGTGTTCGGGGGTGCTCCTTGCCAAGGGTTTTCAATGATCGGAAAGCGGATTTTCGACGACCCGCGCAACCGGCTCGTTGGGGATTTCGTCAGGATCGTCTGCGAGCTGGATGCCGATTATTTCGTCTTTGAGAACGTCAAAGGGCTGACAGTTGGCGCGCACAAGAAGTTCCTTGAGCAACTTATCGAAACTTTCGAGGAGCGGGGTTATTCAGTGAGGATGCCTTGGTCGGTTCTGAACGCCAGTTCCTACGGCGTGCCACAGGATAGGAAACGCCTCTTCCTGCTCGGTGCGAAAAAAGGGCTCACTGTTCCTGTGTATCCCGCCGCATCCACCCACCGCCCCGACAAGTCGCCGGAGATCGGCTTGATTTCCGCACCGAATTGCGAGGATGCCCTTGGTGACCTCCCCGATGCAGACCGCTACGCTACGCTTGGGAAAAGCGATGAAGTGAAGAGCAATGCTTGGGGTGCGCCATCGGCCTATGCAAAGGAAATGCGGTGCTCCGAAACGACCTCCTGGCACAATGGCCGGATCCGGATCTGGGATCCCGGCTTGTTGACTTCAAGCACCCGAACCTCCCATTCGGAAATTTCCCGCACACGTTTTTCAGAGACAAGTCCCGGATCGGTCGAGCCGATTTCCCGTTTCTTCAAACTCAGCCCCACCGGGGTTTCCAATACCCTGCGTGCCGGCACTGATGCAGCACGCGGAGCTTTCACCAGCCCCCGACCGATTCACTACAAGCACCCGAGATGTATTACCGTCCGTGAGATGGCAAGGCTTCACGGTTTTCCCGATTGGTTCCGTTTCCATCAGACAAAGTGGCATGGTGCCCGGCAGATCAGAAACGCAGTCCCGCCGCCGCTCGCCCGCGCTGTGGCATCGGAAGTCATCAAGGCGATGGGTGTTACCCCTGCAATGGCTGATGAAGCGATCTCACTTGGCGATCCCAAGCTGCTCACCATGGAAATGTCCCACGCCGCGAAGTTCTGGGGGATTGATTGCCCGATCCACAAACGCGATCGGAAAAGTGGCGCTCGCAAACGCACACAGCAGGAGACCGAACGCGAGAGACTTTTTAGAGTCGCAAGCTGA